A region of Gracilinanus agilis isolate LMUSP501 chromosome 3, AgileGrace, whole genome shotgun sequence DNA encodes the following proteins:
- the C3H2orf69 gene encoding UPF0565 protein C2orf69 homolog — MSLLLLPPQSLTLLLLVVTRGTCAFLSQTRVMYVCSSSTSSSSGCGGRATPAVGYQSVVADSQCLRLPSVAGADPQRCNELLLLAAAGLREQENPRSSLGEKEKPGTSTEAAPQHHVLYFPGDVQNYREIMARHPENFQWESWSLENIAFLLAHHFTNSYIWVVKSSRMHLHKFSCYDNFVKSNMFGAPDHSIEFGAFKHLYSLLVNAFALTQKIVLSKKKQHGLRREAKTSSYCRANSSHTSNGCQGERERKYEQYDDATTNFNPPSFKDASFTLIGFSKGCVVLNQLLFELREAQKDKNINTFIKNIRTMYWLDGGHSGGSNTWVTYPEVLQEFAKTGIAVHTHVTPYQVNDPMRSWIGKEHKKFVQILEDFGVQVTNQIHFEKEPPSIENHFRVHEVF; from the exons ATGAGCCTCCTGCTGTTGCCGCCCCAGTCGCTGACACTGTTGCTGCTGGTCGTGACCAGGGGCACTTGTGCCTTCCTCTCCCAGACTAGGGTCATGTACGTGTgcagcagcagcaccagcagcagcagcggtTGTGGGGGTCGCGCCACCCCCGCAGTGGGCTACCAAAGCGTGGTGGCTGACTCTCAGTGCCTGCGGTTGCCTTCCGTGGCGGGCGCAGATCCCCAACGCTGCAACGAGCTTCTCCTGTTGGCGGCGGCGGGGCTCCGCGAGCAGGAGAACCCGCGGAGTAGCCTCGGGGAGAAGGAGAAGCCTGGGACTTCGACGGAGGCAGCACCCCAGCATCACGTCCTCTACTTCCCAGGAGATGTGCAG AACTATCGTGAAATTATGGCACGCCATCCTGAGAATTTTCAGTGGGAAAGCTGGAGTCTAGAaaatattgctttccttctagcACACCACTTCACCAATAGTTATATTTGGGTAGTAAAGAGCTCCCGAATGCATTTGCACAAGTTCAGCTGTTACGACAATTTTGTGAAGAGCAACATGTTTGGCGCCCCAGATCACAGCATTGAATTTGGAGCTTTTAAGCATCTTTATTCCTTGTTAGTTAATGCATTCGCCCTTACACAGAAAATTGTCCTGTCAAAGAAGAAACAGCATGGTTTAAGAAGAGAGGCAAAGACTTCTAGCTACTGTAGAGCAAATTCATCTCATACTTCAAATGGCTgccagggagaaagagagagaaaatatgaacaATATGATGATGCCACCACCAACTTTAATCCACCATCTTTTAAAGATGCATCCTTTACTTTGATTGGATTCAGTAAAGGATGTGTTGTTTTGAACCAACTGCTTTTTGAGCTgagagaagcccaaaaagataAGAACATAAATACCTTCATCAAAAACATAAGAACAATGTACTGGCTAGATGGTGGTCACTCAGGAGGAAGCAATACTTGGGTTACTTACCCCGAAGTATTGCAAGAATTTGCAAAGACAGGGATTGCAGTTCATACTCATGTTACTCCTTACCAGGTAAATGACCCCATGAGGTCTTGGATTGGAAAGGAGCACAAGAAATTTGTACAAATTCTCGAGGACTTTGGCGTGCAGGTGACTAACCAGATTCACTTTGAGAAGGAGCCTCCTTCCATAGAAAATCACTTCAGGGTTCATGAAGTATTTTGA